The Actinopolyspora erythraea genome has a segment encoding these proteins:
- a CDS encoding DUF2188 domain-containing protein, which produces MGQRHVVPGGGGGGWKVVGAATGSTESSTSTQADAIDEARKQLEDSDGGEILIHGVDGSVRDRRTVQPS; this is translated from the coding sequence ATGGGCCAGCGACACGTCGTTCCCGGAGGCGGTGGCGGCGGTTGGAAGGTGGTCGGGGCGGCCACCGGATCCACCGAGTCGAGCACCAGCACTCAGGCGGACGCGATCGACGAGGCACGCAAGCAGCTGGAGGACTCCGACGGCGGGGAGATCCTCATCCACGGCGTGGACGGATCGGTCCGCGACCGGCGGACCGTGCAGCCGAGC